A genome region from Frankineae bacterium MT45 includes the following:
- a CDS encoding cobaltochelatase CobN subunit yields the protein MILLLSTSDTDLLCARTSGESYRLANPARLTVEELPALLVGVDAVVLRLLGGRRAWEEGTDALLASGLPVVVLGGEQAADAELMELSTVPAGIAAQAHLYLSYGGAENVGQLYRFLSDALLLTGLGFEPPVATPNWGILARPEPAARPDGATRPTVAILFYRAQQLAGNTAYIDALAAAIETAGGRALPIFCASLRTAEAELLTALAEADALITTVLAAGGSTPAAVGAGGNDEDWDVGALAALDVPILQALALTSSRAQWEASDDGLTPLDTATQVAIPEFDGRIITVPFSFKEIDADGLSVYVPDPERCARVAGISVGHARLRHLPNAHKRVALMLSAYPTKHARIGNAVGLDTPASLVALLRLMRETGYDIGAAEGPDALPGVAAADGDALIHALIAAGGQDEEWLTAEQLQGNPVRISAADYGRWYDTLPAELREAMEQHWGPAPGELFVDRSTDPDGEIVLAALTAGNVVVMVQPPRGFGQNPVAIYHDPDLPPSHHYLAAYQWLRNSFGADAMVHVGKHGNLEWLPGKNAGMSAACGPDAAIGDLPLIYPFLVNDPGEGTQAKRRVHATIIDHLVPPMARAESYGDIARLEQLLDEYQQIATMDPAKLPAIRAQIWTLMEAAKLDHDLGLEDRPHDAEFDEFLLHVDGWLCEIKDAQIRDGLHILGAAPIGAARVNLVLAMLRARQVWGGTASLPGLREALGLDEEAGVLGTTDAVEAVAHELVERMEAAEWDAAAVTNVVSEVLYSATLPSAPDPVAVTNVLTFAATEVVPRLNGTTDELTRTLHALNGGYIPAGPSGSPLRGLINVLPTGRNFYAVDPRAVPSRLAWETGQAMAESLLQRYLADTGEYPRSVGISAWGTSAMRTSGDDIAEVLALLGVQPIWDEASRRVSRCEPIPLAELGRPRIDVTVRISGFFRDAFPHVVTMLDDAVRMVAELDEDPEQNYVRAHADTDTAEHGDRRRATTRIFGSKPGAYGAGLLPLMDSGNWRDDKDLAEVYAAWGGFAYGRELDGRPARAEMESTYRRINVAAKNTDTLEHDIADSDDYFQYHGGMIATVRALTGRAPKAYIGDSTRPESVKTRSLNEEMARVFRARVVNPRWIEAMRRHGYKGAFELAATVDYLFGYDATAGVVADWMYESITTNYVLDPQNRKFLEESNPWALHGITERLLEAVDRKMWAEPDADVLAQLREVYLETEGEIEGR from the coding sequence CGGCCGACGCCGAGCTGATGGAGCTCTCCACCGTCCCGGCCGGCATCGCCGCTCAGGCCCACCTCTACCTCTCCTACGGCGGGGCCGAGAATGTCGGGCAGCTCTACCGCTTCCTCTCCGACGCCCTGCTCCTCACCGGACTCGGCTTCGAGCCCCCGGTGGCGACGCCGAACTGGGGCATCCTGGCCCGCCCCGAACCCGCCGCACGACCGGACGGCGCGACCCGTCCCACCGTGGCCATCCTCTTCTACCGGGCCCAGCAGCTGGCCGGAAACACCGCATACATCGACGCTCTCGCCGCCGCCATCGAGACGGCCGGCGGGCGGGCCCTGCCGATCTTCTGCGCGTCGCTGCGGACCGCCGAGGCGGAGCTGCTCACAGCGCTGGCCGAGGCCGACGCCCTCATCACGACCGTCTTGGCCGCCGGTGGGAGCACTCCAGCCGCGGTGGGGGCCGGCGGCAACGACGAGGACTGGGACGTCGGCGCCCTGGCCGCCCTGGACGTGCCGATCCTGCAGGCGCTGGCCCTCACCAGTTCCCGGGCCCAGTGGGAGGCCAGCGACGATGGGCTGACGCCGCTGGACACCGCCACCCAGGTGGCGATCCCGGAGTTCGACGGCCGCATCATCACCGTCCCCTTCTCTTTCAAGGAGATCGACGCCGACGGGCTGTCGGTCTATGTCCCCGACCCGGAGCGCTGCGCCCGGGTGGCCGGGATCAGCGTCGGGCACGCCCGACTGCGGCACCTGCCCAACGCACATAAGCGGGTTGCGCTGATGCTCTCGGCGTATCCGACGAAGCACGCCCGCATCGGCAATGCCGTCGGCCTGGACACTCCGGCCAGCCTGGTTGCCCTGCTGCGTCTGATGCGTGAGACGGGATATGACATCGGGGCGGCTGAGGGTCCTGATGCACTCCCCGGCGTCGCGGCGGCCGACGGCGACGCGCTGATCCACGCGCTCATCGCGGCCGGTGGACAGGACGAGGAGTGGCTCACCGCGGAGCAGTTGCAGGGCAACCCGGTGCGGATCAGCGCCGCCGACTACGGCCGCTGGTACGACACCCTTCCGGCCGAGTTGCGGGAGGCGATGGAGCAGCACTGGGGCCCGGCTCCAGGGGAACTCTTCGTTGACCGCTCCACTGACCCCGACGGCGAGATCGTGCTGGCCGCCCTCACGGCCGGCAACGTCGTGGTGATGGTGCAGCCGCCGCGGGGATTCGGGCAGAATCCGGTCGCGATCTACCACGACCCGGACCTCCCGCCGAGTCACCACTACCTGGCGGCATACCAGTGGCTGCGCAACAGCTTCGGCGCCGACGCGATGGTTCACGTAGGAAAACACGGCAATCTGGAGTGGCTGCCCGGTAAGAACGCCGGCATGTCGGCCGCCTGTGGCCCGGACGCGGCGATCGGTGACCTGCCGCTCATCTACCCCTTCCTAGTCAACGACCCCGGCGAGGGGACGCAGGCCAAGCGGCGCGTGCACGCCACCATCATCGATCACTTGGTGCCCCCGATGGCCCGGGCCGAGAGCTACGGGGACATCGCCCGTCTGGAGCAACTGCTGGATGAATATCAGCAGATCGCGACGATGGATCCGGCCAAATTGCCGGCGATCCGGGCCCAGATCTGGACGCTGATGGAGGCGGCCAAACTCGACCACGATCTCGGCTTGGAGGATCGGCCGCACGACGCCGAGTTCGACGAGTTCCTGCTGCACGTCGATGGCTGGCTCTGCGAGATCAAGGACGCCCAGATCCGGGACGGGCTGCACATCCTCGGCGCCGCACCGATTGGAGCGGCCCGGGTCAATCTGGTGCTGGCGATGCTGCGGGCCCGTCAGGTCTGGGGCGGGACGGCCTCACTCCCCGGCCTGCGCGAGGCCCTCGGCCTGGACGAGGAGGCGGGTGTGCTGGGGACGACGGACGCCGTCGAAGCGGTGGCCCATGAGCTCGTCGAGCGGATGGAGGCAGCCGAGTGGGATGCCGCCGCGGTCACGAACGTCGTCTCCGAGGTGCTCTACTCGGCCACGCTGCCGAGCGCACCGGATCCCGTCGCCGTCACGAATGTCCTTACTTTTGCTGCCACTGAGGTCGTCCCGCGACTGAACGGCACCACCGACGAGCTCACCCGGACGCTCCACGCGCTCAACGGCGGCTACATCCCGGCCGGACCCAGCGGCTCGCCGCTGCGCGGGTTGATCAACGTGCTGCCGACCGGCCGCAACTTCTACGCCGTCGACCCGCGGGCGGTGCCCAGCCGGCTGGCCTGGGAGACCGGGCAGGCGATGGCCGAGTCGCTGCTGCAGCGCTACCTGGCCGACACCGGCGAGTACCCGCGTTCGGTGGGTATCTCGGCCTGGGGCACCTCGGCCATGCGGACCTCCGGCGACGACATCGCCGAGGTGCTGGCCCTGCTCGGTGTGCAGCCGATCTGGGATGAGGCCTCCCGCCGGGTGAGCCGCTGCGAGCCGATCCCACTGGCCGAGCTGGGGCGTCCCCGCATCGATGTCACCGTACGGATCAGCGGCTTCTTCCGTGACGCCTTCCCGCACGTGGTGACGATGCTCGACGACGCGGTGCGGATGGTGGCCGAACTGGATGAGGATCCGGAGCAGAACTACGTCCGCGCGCACGCCGACACCGACACCGCTGAGCACGGTGACCGCCGCCGGGCTACCACCCGCATCTTCGGGTCGAAGCCCGGGGCCTACGGAGCGGGGCTGCTGCCGCTCATGGACAGCGGGAACTGGCGCGACGATAAGGACCTGGCCGAGGTCTACGCGGCCTGGGGTGGCTTCGCCTACGGGCGGGAGCTCGACGGGCGTCCGGCCCGCGCCGAGATGGAGTCGACCTACCGGCGCATCAACGTCGCCGCGAAGAACACCGACACACTCGAACATGACATCGCCGACTCCGACGACTACTTCCAGTACCACGGCGGCATGATCGCGACCGTGCGGGCGCTCACCGGACGGGCACCGAAGGCCTACATCGGCGACTCGACCCGTCCGGAGTCGGTGAAGACCCGATCGCTGAACGAAGAGATGGCCCGTGTTTTCCGGGCCCGGGTGGTGAACCCGCGCTGGATCGAGGCGATGCGCCGGCACGGCTACAAGGGTGCCTTCGAGCTCGCGGCGACCGTGGACTATCTGTTCGGGTACGACGCCACGGCGGGTGTCGTCGCCGATTGGATGTACGAGTCGATAACCACCAACTACGTGCTCGATCCGCAGAACCGGAAGTTCCTGGAGGAGTCGAATCCGTGGGCCCTGCACGGCATCACCGAACGCCTGCTGGAGGCCGTCGACCGCAAGATGTGGGCCGAACCGGACGCCGACGTGCTGGCCCAACTCCGCGAGGTCTACCTGGAGACCGAAGGCGAGATCGAGGGGCGATGA